GCCAGCACAAGCAGCACCAGCAGTCCGGGCAGTGCCAGCAGGAAGTCCAGCAGCCGCAGCACCAGTCGGTCCGCCCACCGCCGTCGTCCCCCGGCGATTACCAGCGCGATCGGAACCCCGATCAGGTAGGACAGCAGCAGCGCGGCCGCGGCCATGGTCACGATGGAGGTGCCGCCGCTGAGCGCCAGCGCCAGCACGTCGCGCCCGAGTTCGTCGGTGCCCAGCGGATGTCCGGGGCCGGGAGGTGAGAGCGAACCACCCTCCGAGCGCGTCGAACCGGCCACCAGCGGTCCGAGGAACGCCGTCAGCACCGGCACCAGCAGCAGGATCCAGCCGACCGGTGTGATCGGGAAACGGTCTCGTGATCGGTTCAAGACGCACTCCGGTGTCGCGGTACAAGCCGGTACGCGGCGATGTCGGCGAGCAGGTTGACCGTCACCGTCGTGCCCGCGAACACCAGCGCGTAGCCCTGGACCGTGGGCAGGTCGCGAGCCATCACCGCGTCGACGAAACCCGAACCCAGTCCGGGAAGGGCGAACAGCGCTTCCACGACCACCACGCCTCCCAGCAGGCCGTCCACGGTGCGCGCGAGCTGCTGTACCGATGGTCCTGCCGCGTTCGGCAGCACGTGCTTGAACAGCAAGGTGCTTTCCCGCAGTCCGTGCGTACGGACGTGCCTGGTGTACTCCGCGGTGTTGGCCTCGGCCACCCCGATCCGGATCTGCCGGGCAAGCGCGCAGAGTTGTTTGCACACCAGCACGACCACCGGCAGCACCAGCACCGCGGGGTGCGTCGCCAGCGAGGTCCCGGAAAGTCCGGCCGCGGTGGCGGGCAACCAGCCCAGCCGCAGTGAGAACAGCGCCACCAGCAGCAGTCCCAGCGCGAACTCCGGTATCGAGTCGAGCACCACGATGACGGAGTTGACCGTCCTGTCCAGCCGTGAGCTCTGGCGCAGCCCGGTGGTGACTCCGATGAGCAGCGCCAGCGGCACGATCACGGCCAGTGCGACACCGGTGAGCACGGCTGTGGTGGCCAGTCCGTCGGCCAGCTCGGCGGTGACCGGCGCGCCGGTCAGCAGCGAGGTGCCGAGATCCCCGTGCGCCAGACCTCCGAGCCAGGCCAGCAGGCGCCGCACGAACGGTTCGTCCAGGCCCAGCTGCTGCCGCAGCGCCTCGATCTGCTCCGGGGTGCCGTGCTTGCCCAGGATCACCACCGCGGTGTCGCCGGGCAGCAGCGCGCTCAGCGCGAAGACCGCCACGGTGACACCGAGGATCTGCAGTACCGCGACCGCCACCCGTCTCGGTACGTACGCGAGTGTCAACCCAGTTCGGCCTCGTCGAACCTGGCCCAGCGCGTCGAGTTCGGCGTGGCCGCGCGCAGACCGCTGACCTGCTTGGACACTCCGACGTTCCAGTTGCTGAATCCCCAGACCATCATGCCGCTGTGGTCGCGTGCGTGCCGCTGTGCCTCGGTGA
This portion of the Actinopolyspora lacussalsi genome encodes:
- a CDS encoding peptide/nickel transport system permease protein (product_source=KO:K02033; cath_funfam=1.10.3720.10; cog=COG0601; ko=KO:K02033; pfam=PF00528; superfamily=161098,46785; transmembrane_helix_parts=Inside_1_11,TMhelix_12_31,Outside_32_100,TMhelix_101_123,Inside_124_135,TMhelix_136_158,Outside_159_167,TMhelix_168_190,Inside_191_249,TMhelix_250_272,Outside_273_286,TMhelix_287_309,Inside_310_316), with protein sequence MTLAYVPRRVAVAVLQILGVTVAVFALSALLPGDTAVVILGKHGTPEQIEALRQQLGLDEPFVRRLLAWLGGLAHGDLGTSLLTGAPVTAELADGLATTAVLTGVALAVIVPLALLIGVTTGLRQSSRLDRTVNSVIVVLDSIPEFALGLLLVALFSLRLGWLPATAAGLSGTSLATHPAVLVLPVVVLVCKQLCALARQIRIGVAEANTAEYTRHVRTHGLRESTLLFKHVLPNAAGPSVQQLARTVDGLLGGVVVVEALFALPGLGSGFVDAVMARDLPTVQGYALVFAGTTVTVNLLADIAAYRLVPRHRSAS